A stretch of the Equus caballus isolate H_3958 breed thoroughbred chromosome X, TB-T2T, whole genome shotgun sequence genome encodes the following:
- the LOC100061997 gene encoding spindlin-2 isoform X1 gives MALGAGQEIEGMKTPNAQEAEGQQPRAAAGRTTGSANMTKKKASQKKQRGRPSSQPRRNIVGCRISHGWKEGDEPITQWKGTVLDQVPINPSLYLVKYDGIDCVYGLELHRDERVLSLKILSDRVASSQVSDANLANTIIGKAVEHMFEGEHGSKDEWRGMVLAQAPIMKAWFYITYEKDPVLYMYQLLDDYKEGDLRIMPESSESPPAEREPGGVVDGLIGKHVEYTKEDGSKRIGMVIHQVEAKPSVYFIKFDDDFHIYVYDLVKKS, from the exons ATGGCGTTAGGAGCCGGGCAAGAAATTGAAG GCATGAAGACCCCCAACGCACAGGAGGCCGAAGGGCAACAACCCAGGGCAGCTGCGGGACGGACCACTGGGTCCGCAAACATGACGAAGAAAAAAGCCTCCCAAAAGAAGCAGAGGGGCAGACCTTCGTCCCAGCCCCGCAGGAACATCGTGGGCTGCAGAATTTCACACGGATGGAAGGAAGGCGATGAGCCCATCACCCAGTGGAAAGGAACCGTTCTGGATCAGGTGCCTATAAATCCCTCTCTTTATCTGGTGAAATATGATGGAATTGACTGTGTCTATGGACTGGAACTTCACAGAGATGAAAGAGTTTTGTCTCTTAAAATTCTTTCCGACAGGGTGGCATCATCTCAGGTCAGTGATGCAAACCTTGCAAATACCATAATTGGTAAAGCTGTGGAACATATGTTTGAGGGTGAACATGGTTCTAAGGATGAATGGAGGGGGATGGTCTTAGCCCAAGCACCTATCATGAAAGCCTGGTTTTATATTACCTATGAGAAAGATCCTGTCTTGTACATGTACCAGCTTCTAGACGATTATAAAGAAGGAGACCTCCGTATCATGCCAGAGTCCAGTGAGTCTCctccagcagagagggagccaggaggagtTGTAGATGGCCTGATAGGTAAACATGTGGAGTATACCAAAGAAGATGGCTCCAAACGGATCGGCATGGTCATTCACCAAGTGGAAGCCAAACCCTCCGTGTATTTCATCAAGTTTGATGATGATTTCCATATCTATGTCTATGATTTGGTGAAAAAGTCCTAA
- the LOC100061997 gene encoding spindlin-2 isoform X2: protein MKTPNAQEAEGQQPRAAAGRTTGSANMTKKKASQKKQRGRPSSQPRRNIVGCRISHGWKEGDEPITQWKGTVLDQVPINPSLYLVKYDGIDCVYGLELHRDERVLSLKILSDRVASSQVSDANLANTIIGKAVEHMFEGEHGSKDEWRGMVLAQAPIMKAWFYITYEKDPVLYMYQLLDDYKEGDLRIMPESSESPPAEREPGGVVDGLIGKHVEYTKEDGSKRIGMVIHQVEAKPSVYFIKFDDDFHIYVYDLVKKS from the coding sequence ATGAAGACCCCCAACGCACAGGAGGCCGAAGGGCAACAACCCAGGGCAGCTGCGGGACGGACCACTGGGTCCGCAAACATGACGAAGAAAAAAGCCTCCCAAAAGAAGCAGAGGGGCAGACCTTCGTCCCAGCCCCGCAGGAACATCGTGGGCTGCAGAATTTCACACGGATGGAAGGAAGGCGATGAGCCCATCACCCAGTGGAAAGGAACCGTTCTGGATCAGGTGCCTATAAATCCCTCTCTTTATCTGGTGAAATATGATGGAATTGACTGTGTCTATGGACTGGAACTTCACAGAGATGAAAGAGTTTTGTCTCTTAAAATTCTTTCCGACAGGGTGGCATCATCTCAGGTCAGTGATGCAAACCTTGCAAATACCATAATTGGTAAAGCTGTGGAACATATGTTTGAGGGTGAACATGGTTCTAAGGATGAATGGAGGGGGATGGTCTTAGCCCAAGCACCTATCATGAAAGCCTGGTTTTATATTACCTATGAGAAAGATCCTGTCTTGTACATGTACCAGCTTCTAGACGATTATAAAGAAGGAGACCTCCGTATCATGCCAGAGTCCAGTGAGTCTCctccagcagagagggagccaggaggagtTGTAGATGGCCTGATAGGTAAACATGTGGAGTATACCAAAGAAGATGGCTCCAAACGGATCGGCATGGTCATTCACCAAGTGGAAGCCAAACCCTCCGTGTATTTCATCAAGTTTGATGATGATTTCCATATCTATGTCTATGATTTGGTGAAAAAGTCCTAA